Part of the Phycisphaerales bacterium genome, GCAAACGCGTTGGCCGAGGTCGAGCAGGAGGCCGAACCCGGGGCTCGCCACCCTGATTCCCCCGCGCGGGGTAGAACGGCGCCCGTTCATGGGCGAGAATAGACGATCGTGCATACTTGGGGCGCAAGGGCGGATGGCGACACATCTTCGAGGCTCTCGGGTGCTGGTGCCGGCCACGGTGTTTCTGGTTGTGGGCGGTTTGTTTGCTGCGCTGTGGCGCGTCGTCGGCGAGCAGGATGCGCGAGACATCCGCCTGCGGAGCCAACTGTCCTCCGAACAGGTGGCGGTGCGGATCAAAGAAAAAGTCGAGGTCTGCTTCAACGTGCTCCGGCAGTTCCGCGAGGACTGGGACCGGGGGCAGGTGGAGTCGCGCGAGCAGTTCGAGCAGCGATCCGAGTCAATCGTGATTTTCTTTCCCGGGATTGTCGCGCTCGACCTGGTCGATGATTCGGGCGGCGTGATCTGGGCGGTTCCGCTCGCCGACGAGGGCGGGCAGCGCGTGGGCCGCAACGTGGCATCCAACCCGACGGCGCGCGAAGCGTTTCGCCAGGCGGCCTCGAGCGACTCGATGTGCGTGACGCCCCTGCTTGATCTGAGGGATCGCATGCAGGGCGTTGTCGCCTACCTGCCGCTGCGCAGCCAGCCCGACCGTCTCATCGGCGCGTCAGTTCTGGCGCCGGCGCTGATCGAGAGTTCACTCTCCGTGGCGCTCAAGGACGCGTTCCGCTGGGTCGTGTACGACGGGGAAGAAGTCATCTACGACTCGATGCGGGACGAGAACAGCGGTGTGGGAGCAATGTTCGCGTTCTCGCCGCCCTTCAAAGTTGCCGACCGGCAGTGGACGGTGGCGCTGACGCCGCTGGAGGGCGCGTCGGGCGGCGTGCAGCAGATGGGCACGCACCTGATCCTCGTGCTCGGCCTGCTGGCGGCGGCGGGTGTGACTTTTGTTTCTTCGCGTCTCATGTCGAGCCAAGAGCGGCTTCGCGACAACGAAGAGCGGCTGCGCGCCGTGGCCGAACACATCCCGGGTGTCGTCTACTCGTACGAGTCGTCGCCGGGCCGGCCGCGTTCGCTCATCTACCTCGGGCCGGGGCTGGATGTGATCCTCGGGCCGAAAACAGCCGCGCGCGTGGAGCAACGATTTGACGCCTTGTTCGAGCTGCTGCATCCGGACGATCGGCCGCGCATTGCCGAGGCCGCCACGCGAGGCGCCGCCCGGGGTGAAACGGTGGATTGCGAGGCGCGGCTGTTGACAGACGACGGCAGCTACCGCTGGATCCGCACCCTCAGCCGCCCGCTCATCGTTGATCGGGATCGGACGCGATGGCACATCGTGCTCATCGACATTTCCGAGCATCGCCGCGCGCTCGATGCGCTGCGCGAGAGCGAAGAGCGCTACCGGCTGCTGGTCGAGTCGAGCCCGGTGGGCGTGATGATTCACCGCGGCATGAAGTTCGAGTTTGTGAATCCGGCGGCGGCGCGGCTGCTGGGCTACGACCGCGCCGAAGATCTCATCGGCCAGCACGTAAACGTGACCGTCCCCGCCGACTCCCGTGAGACGGTCCGCGAGCGGATTCGTCAACTGGACGCCGACTACACCCCGCATCGCTACGGCGACGAGCGCCTCCTGCGGCGCGACGGCACGGAGATCGACGTTGAAGTCATTGCCAGCACGATCATCTTCGGCGGTGAGCCGGCGAGGCAGGTGCTCATCCTCGACACCTCCGAGCAGCGCCAGATCGAGCAGCGCCAGCGCCTGCTCATGCAGGAACTCGATCACCGCGTGAAGAACAACCTCGCGTCGGTGCTGGCCCTGCTCGATCAGACCGCCGCGAGCACCAGCGACATCGAGGAGTTCCGCGCCCGGTTCGCCAATCGCATCAAGGCGATGGCGCGAACGCACGAGATGCTCGCGCGGGCCAAGTGGAGCGGCGTGCGAATGATCGACACGATCCAGCTGTGCCTGGCGCCGCTCATCGTGGAGGGTTCGGACCGCATTCGCGTCAGCGGCCCGTCGCTGCTCGTGCGGCCTCGCTCGGCGGTGCCGCTCGGGCTGGCGCTGCACGAGCTGGCGACGAACGCGCTCAAGTACGGCTCGCTCTCGACCCCGGGCGGGCGCATCGACATCTCCTGGACGCGCGAAAATGGCGCCGTCTCCATCTGCTGGTCCGAGAGCGGCGGGCCGCCGGCGCAGTGCCCGGCCGAACTCGGCGTGGGGCTGCGCCTGGTGCGGGGACTGGTCGAATTCGAACTCGGCGGCAGCGCCGCTTTCGACTTCACCTCCGCCGGACTCGCGTGCACGCTGCGCATCGACGCGGCGGCCTTAACGCAGGAGCCCGCCTGAAGACCAGGCGGGCTCGCCGTGCGGATGAGAAGTGCAAGACTGGTGCAGCGAAGATCAGCGGAACGTGTAACGCAGCACGTTGCTCACCTCGCACCGCGCCGGATCGATCGCCTGAAGATACACGGTCCGCCCGCGGGCGGCAGCGGGTACGTTGACTCGCAGCGTGGCCTGCTGATTGGCGTCGGCGACGGCGCTGCCGGTGAGGCGCGGCTCCGCGATGCCGAGATTCACTCCGGGGCAGCCGGGCACGCCGCTCGAGCCCATCGCAAAGCCGACGATGAAGTAGATGCGGCTGCCGGGCGCGGCGCTCACGGCAATGAGTTCGTTGCTGGCGCCGGCGCCCTGGCCGCGCGGCCCGAGAATCGTCAACTCTTCGGGAATGAGCAGCACCGGCTGTGAACCGTACCCATTCGGGTCGTCGGTTGCGTCGGCGAGGATCACGCCCGTCTCGTTGATGCCCTTGGCGCGGAGCACGTGCCACTGCGCGTGGGCCGGCGCGAGCAGATCGGTCAGCCAGGTGACCTGTCCGCTTTCATAGATCCACCCCTGCTTGGGCTCCTGGAATGACTCGTAGTTGCCGACGACCTGACCGCGGTCATTGACGTCGTTGGAAATCGCGCTGGAGACGGATGGATCCCAATTGCCAATGTCGGTGCGCACCCACTGGCCGTTTTCCTTTGTCCAGAGGACGGCGGAGTCGAAGTAGGACACGAGCGGCCCGGCGCCGACGAACATGGTGCCCGAGTCGTTGATGGCCGTGGCGAGCAGGCCGTCGAGGTACGTCGGCGTCCAGCCCGATTGGCCCGGCTCCCACACGGTCGTGGCGCCGAAGTAGCGGTTGCTCTGCCCGACGATGATGCCGTTCTCACTGATGTCGGTCGCCTGGCCGGCGCCGAGATTGATGTACTGGCCGCCGCTGACGACGAATGCATCGCCATTGGGGTGCCCGCCGGGCGGATAGTAGAAGCCGACCACCTGGTCGCGCTCGTTGAGTCCCTGCGCGTAGGTGTAACTGTGGTGTGGATCGATGAGCCAGTGGTTGGTCTGCCCGTCCCAGAGGAACGCCTGCGGCCAGATCACGCCCCACTCGTACATCCAGCCGGTGATGTGGGCTTTGTCGTTGATGGCATAGCCCGAGGTGTAGATGCCTTCGATTTCGGTAAGGATGGTGACCTCGCCGTCGGCGTAGTGGAACGGGCGAACCTGCTGGTTCATGAGCACGCCGCCGGTGACTTCGTTCGAGTTGTTCAGGCCCAGGCCGTCCGCGCTGGTGGCGCCGTTGGGCAGCGGCAGGGGAACGACGCGATAGCGGCGGTCGCCCGCGGAGGCCTCGGCGGCGAGGGCGGCGCTGAGGGCGAGCGCGGCGGCGAGCAGGAGGCGCTGGGGTCGCGCGGCAGGGGTGCGGTGCTTGACGGTCGTGGCGTTCATGGTGGATTCCTCCCGGCGCCGCCGATGGCGGGCCTGTTTCACTCGGGAATGGCGGGTTCGATCCGCTTTTTGCGCGCGGCCGACCCGGCACTGCATCGGATATGTCCCGGCGTGTGGGCGGTCTTGCAGACGGGACGATTGTTTTTGGCCGAATCGGCTGTCGCGTGCTTACACTCGGCGCACAAACCGTTCGAGCAGCCGGATGAGCAGGCTGAGCATTACGGCCATGACGGCGGCGGGTACGGCCCCGAGCAGGGTCAGACGCGAGTCGTTGCGGGCCAGTCCGCGGGCGATGAAGTCGCCAAGTCCGCCCGCGCCGATGTAGGTCGAGAGCGTGGCGATGCCGACGGTGAGTACCGTCCGGGCGCGGATACCCGCGATGATCACCGGCGCCGCCAGCGGCACCTCGCGCAGGGAGGTGTTGAGGACGATCGGCAGCAGGGCGTAGAGCACGAGCGCCGTCACGGCCGGGGCTCTTCCGAGCAAGCCATACAGCGCAAAGAGAAAAGCGAGCATCGCCAGGCTCGGGATGGTCTTGGTGAGATGTTCAATGAGAATCACTCGCGCAAGCCTCCGGGCGCGGTGGAGAAATAATGCAGTACTCTGGTTCAGGGAGTTTTAGGCGGCCACTCCGCGTTCGGAGGGAAGAAATGGCAAACAGGTGGTCCGCCCTGACGGCATGATCCGATCAGCCGTGCTACAGATCATGCAGATAATCGCCGGTCGTTCCGAGGCCGCGTCGTGAAGAAAGAGAGAGAACCATGAATTACTCGCGCGTTTCCTGTTACGCAGCTCTGCTGGCCGCGCTGATGCTCACCGGGTGCCAGAAGGCCTACTACGGCACGATGGAGGCTTTTGGTGTGCACAAGCGCGAGATCCTCGTCGATCGAGTCGAGGAGGCTCGCGATGACCAGGAGGAGGCAAAGGAGGAGTTCCAGACGGCGCTGGATAAGTTCACTTCCGTCGTGACCGTGCCTTCGAGCGAACTCCGGGCCAAATACGATGAACTCAACGCGCAACTCAAACGCTGCGACGGCAAGGCCGAGGATGTGCGCGATCGGATCGCCGCGATCGAGAGCGTCGCCGAGGCGCTCTTCAGCGAGTGGGAAGCGGAACTCGAACAGTATTCGAGCGCCGATCTGCGGCGGCGCAGCGAGGCGACGCTTGAGCAGACGCGCGATCGCTACGACGAACTCATGCGCGCGATGAAGCGTGCCGAGTCGAAGATGGAGCCGGTGCTCGTCGCGTTTAACGACCAGGTGCTCTTTCTCAAGCACAACCTCAATGCGCAGGCGATCGCGTCGCTGCAGGGCGAGGTGGCCGGAATCGAAAATGATGTCGCCGCCCTGATCGCCGAGATGACGGCGGCGATCGCCGAGGCCAACGAGTTCATCAGCCAGATGAACGACGAGAGTTAGCTCCTGCGCAAGAGAACGCGGCTCCGGGATTCCGGAGCCGCGCTGGACATGATGGTGCCGAATTGGGAGATGCGACCTCAGCCGCCGCCGTTGCCGCCTCCGTTGCCATTTCCACCGCCACCGCCGGGACCGCGGCCGCCGCCGCGCCCACCGGGTGCGGGCGCCGGGCGCTCGTTGGCTTCTTCCTCTTCATTCTGGAACTGGTCGTGGCCTTCCTTCTGGACGGCAAGGAGCTTTTCGAGCGCCGCCTTCGAACCGGCCGAGTCGCCGGCGATGATGGCCTCTTCCAGGACGATCGCGGCCTTGATGGCCTTGATGATGGCCAGCCGCACGTCGCGCGTGTAGGTGGCGGTGTCGCTGCCGTATTTCTCTTTGGCCTGCGGGGCCATGTGCTCGGGGTCGATGAGCTGCTTGGCGCCGATGAGCGACGCCTCGATGACGCCGATGCGCGTGAGATCATCCGCCTGCGTCTCGGCGGTGAATGAGGTGCGGCGCAGTGCTCGAAGCGCCTGGCCGGCCTGGCGCATGTGGCTCTCGAACGTGGCGGGCGGCCCACCTTCGCCGCCGCGGGGCTGGCCGACGCCGGCGCCGCCGCGCGGCCGGCTTTCGAAATAGGTCTTGAGTTCTTCGCGCGTCAGGAAGCCATCCTGGTCGGCGTCGGCGACCGGGAACATCTGCTCGACGAAGCGGCCGGGCATTTCATCCTTTGCGAGTTTGCCGTCGCTGTTGGCGTCGTTCTCCATCATGCGCTCGACGACGGCGTCCACGTCGAACGGTCGCTCGCCCGGCGGCGGGCCGCCTTCGCCCCCGCCCTGGGCCAGAGTGGAAGTCGTCAGGAACGCGCCGGCGATGACCGCCGCGAGTGTGGCTGCTTTGAATGTCCGCATTTGATTTCTCCTCGTGAATGCAAGGTGTAGTTGACAG contains:
- a CDS encoding PAS domain S-box protein; this translates as MLVPATVFLVVGGLFAALWRVVGEQDARDIRLRSQLSSEQVAVRIKEKVEVCFNVLRQFREDWDRGQVESREQFEQRSESIVIFFPGIVALDLVDDSGGVIWAVPLADEGGQRVGRNVASNPTAREAFRQAASSDSMCVTPLLDLRDRMQGVVAYLPLRSQPDRLIGASVLAPALIESSLSVALKDAFRWVVYDGEEVIYDSMRDENSGVGAMFAFSPPFKVADRQWTVALTPLEGASGGVQQMGTHLILVLGLLAAAGVTFVSSRLMSSQERLRDNEERLRAVAEHIPGVVYSYESSPGRPRSLIYLGPGLDVILGPKTAARVEQRFDALFELLHPDDRPRIAEAATRGAARGETVDCEARLLTDDGSYRWIRTLSRPLIVDRDRTRWHIVLIDISEHRRALDALRESEERYRLLVESSPVGVMIHRGMKFEFVNPAAARLLGYDRAEDLIGQHVNVTVPADSRETVRERIRQLDADYTPHRYGDERLLRRDGTEIDVEVIASTIIFGGEPARQVLILDTSEQRQIEQRQRLLMQELDHRVKNNLASVLALLDQTAASTSDIEEFRARFANRIKAMARTHEMLARAKWSGVRMIDTIQLCLAPLIVEGSDRIRVSGPSLLVRPRSAVPLGLALHELATNALKYGSLSTPGGRIDISWTRENGAVSICWSESGGPPAQCPAELGVGLRLVRGLVEFELGGSAAFDFTSAGLACTLRIDAAALTQEPA
- a CDS encoding ABC transporter permease subunit, with the protein product MILIEHLTKTIPSLAMLAFLFALYGLLGRAPAVTALVLYALLPIVLNTSLREVPLAAPVIIAGIRARTVLTVGIATLSTYIGAGGLGDFIARGLARNDSRLTLLGAVPAAVMAVMLSLLIRLLERFVRRV
- a CDS encoding DUF2959 domain-containing protein, with the protein product MNYSRVSCYAALLAALMLTGCQKAYYGTMEAFGVHKREILVDRVEEARDDQEEAKEEFQTALDKFTSVVTVPSSELRAKYDELNAQLKRCDGKAEDVRDRIAAIESVAEALFSEWEAELEQYSSADLRRRSEATLEQTRDRYDELMRAMKRAESKMEPVLVAFNDQVLFLKHNLNAQAIASLQGEVAGIENDVAALIAEMTAAIAEANEFISQMNDES